Part of the Niallia alba genome is shown below.
TAATCTAGTTTTCAGGGAATAATTTTTTAAAAATTACACTTGAAAAAATCTCAAAAACATGTATAATAAAATATGTCTTGAGAAAAAGTCTGGTGGCGATAGCGAGAAGGTCACACCCGTTCCCATACCGAACACGGAAGTTAAGCTTCTCAGCGCCGATGGTAGTTGGGGGTTCTCCCCCTGTGAGAGTAGGACGTCGCCAGGCATACCATATTATTCCGCAGTAGCTCAGTGGTAGAGCATTCGGCTGTTAACCGAACGGTCGTAGGTTCGAGTCCTACCTGCGGAGCCATATTGGAGAGCTGTCCGAGTGGCCGAAGGAGCACGATTGGAAATCGTGTAGGCGGGTAACCCTGTCTCAAGGGTTCAAATCCCTTGCTCTCCGCCATTATAACTTTTCAAATATGGCCCATTGGTCAAGCGGTTAAGACACCGCCCTTTCACGGCGGTAACACGGGTTCGAATCCCGTATGGGTCACCAATACATATATTATATTTATGGAGGATTAGCTCAGCTGGGAGAGCATCTGCCTTACAAGCAGAGGGTCGGCGGTTCGATCCCGTCATCCTCCACCATTAATATTATCGCGGGGTGGAGCAGTCTGGTAGCTCGTCGGGCTCATAACCCGAAGGTCGCAGGTTCAAATCCTGTCCCCGCAATCTGGTCCGGTAGTTCAGTTGGTTAGAATGCCTGCCTGTCACGCAGGAGGTCGCGGGTTCGAGTCCCGTCCGGACCGCCATTTTTTAAAAATAAATAGCATTAAGTAATGGCTCAGTAGCTCAGTCGGTAGAGCAAAGGACTGAAAATCCTTGTGTCGGCGGTTCGATTCCGTCCTGAGCCACCTTTTATGTCGGAGTGGTAGCGAAGTGGCTAAACGCGGCGGACTGTAAATCCGCTCCTTCGGGTTCGGCGGTTCGAATCCGTCCCCCTCCACCATTCAATACAGGGGTATAGTTTAAAGGTAGAACGAAGGTCTCCAAAACCTTTGGTGTGGGTTCGATTCCTACTACCCCTGCCAATTTTAATAATTATTATGGCGGATATGGCGAAGTGGTTAACGCATCGGATTGTGGCTCCGACACTCGTGGGTTCGATTCCCATTATTCGCCCCATTTTTTTGACACTTTTTTTATTTTATTGCATATAAATAGTATTGGGCTATAGCCAAGCGGTAAGGCAACGGACTTTGACTCCGTCACTCGTTGGTTCGAATCCAGCTAGCCCAGCCATTTGCGGAAGTAGTTCAGTGGTAGAACACCACCTTGCCAAGGTGGGGGTCGCGGGTTCGAATCCCGTCTTCCGCTCCAATATATTATGGCGGCATAGCCAAGTGGTAAGGCAGAGGTCTGCAAAACCTTTACCACCGGTTCGAATCCGGTTGCCGCCTCCATAATGCTTATTAAGTTTCCTAATTATATTACGCCGGGGTGGCGGAACTGGCAGACGCACAGGACTTAAAATCCTGCGGTAGGTGACTACCGTACCGGTTCGATTCCGGTCCTCGGCATTACCAAAAAAACTTATAAGCGCGCCGGTGTGGCGGAATTGGCAGACGCGCACGACTCAAAATCGTGTTCCTTCTGGAGTGTCGGTTCGACCCCGACCACCGGTATCGAAATAGGCGGGATAAAGCCTATAGGATCAAGAGATCTCACAAATTGGAGATCTCTTTTTTGCACACCCCGAATACGATTAGTATGGCAAAAATCGTGTTCATAGTGGGTGTGATATGATAAGAAAAAAGTGAGAATGAGAACAAGCAGGTTCAACTCTTTTGGCCAATTTGTTCAATAAGAGAAGAGCCAACATAATTAATTATCATCTAAGGGTTTAAAACTGCTATCTCTCTCAAATCTTGATGCAGCAGAAATATTTCTCTCATCCAACAATTTTTTTGAACAAATGCCAATTTCTCTAAAGTTCCTTTGGGCTTCTTTTAAGGATTCTTCATTTGCTCCACCAGCAAAATCTGGTTCAAGAGTTTGCAATCCATCATCTTCCCACCTACATACAACACATATCTCCCATGAGTTAAGTTCTGTCAAAGTTTTATATCCGCAACAAGGACATGTATATAGCTCCGCTTTCATATTTCACCTCATCGTCATTATTTCTTTAAACATTATGCTAAATTATGCAATATTATTGATTAAATAGTTTAAGGACCTTAAAGTTATGTAAAACACATCTACAATCTCCTTAAATTTCTTATTAAACTAACCTTCCCTTTAGTAACCTTAATAAAGGAACTTCTCAACCATTTGTAATATATCTTACTCTTCAAGAATATGAGGATTTTCAACAAATAAGCCTAATACGTATCCACAATTCGAGCAGTAGTAGAAAGATATTGGTGACGAATGACTTCTTGGATTATTGTTAGAAAACATATGGACTACTGTGTTAGCTGACCGAATAATCCCTTTTGTTATTTGATTGCTATTGCATTTAGGACAATCTTTCTCTTCTATCTCTCCGTCACTCCTGTTTATGAATATATCATTTATATATATCTACGTGTAACAGGGGATTTGGTCTCAAAGTCATAGAGAGGTAGCATGAGGGGACTTAGAGAATGTCTTCTTAATTCTCCTCATGATAGTTAACTAGGAGCCTATTATACCTAATTACTTGTATCTATTAATACAAAAGCTGATAAACTTTGCTTTTAGTGCTGTCTTTTTTGCAAACCTCCACTTGCTACCCAAAAATAAGCTCTTTCATTCTTTTCATTTATCTTTCACACCAAACTTAGTATATTAAATATATATTATCCAATAGATATACACAAAAAAGCCCTGGAGGATGAGTACAATCAAAAACGAACCATTATATCAGCAAATTCAAAGCAAAATAATAGAGCGAATAAAGGAAGGGAAATGGAGAGTAGGAGATAGAGTTCCCTCTGAAAAAGAATTAATGGATGAATTCCATGTTAGCCAGATTACTACCAAGAATGCATTAGCTGGTTTAGCGGATAAAGGAATTGTGGAGCGGATTAAGGGGAAGGGGACTTTTGTTATTGAAAGTAGTTTAATAGGTTCAATGGGGCAGAATCAAACTTCAAGAGGGTTGATTGGTTTAATTATTCCAACGATGAAGACGAAGGTGGAACAGGATTTTGTCAATTTTCTTGAACAATATGTGACGGAGCTAGGGTATAACTTAGTCATTAAGATATCTAGAGAATCGCAAGTTAAAGAAGCAGAGGCTATTCAGACGTTTCGTGTCATAGGTGTGGACGGGATTATTATTTTTCCTGCAGAAAAGGAAATGTATAATGAAGCTGTTCTTCGGCTTACGCTAGACAAGTTTCCGCTTGTATTGATTGATCGATATATGAAGAATATTTCTACATATAGTGTAAGTTCCGAAAATACGCAAGGAGCGTTTGAGGCCGTTTCTTATCTGTTGAATAAAGGGCATGAACAGATTGCGCTTATCTCTCCATTAATAACAAATACGGTGACGGAAGAACGTGCAAAAGGATTTGAACAAGCTTTTTTAAGAAAAGACATTACAATCGATAAAAACCTTTGGCTAACGTTACCATTTGATAAAATATCCGTTCATGAAACGCCTGTGATGATTAAACAATTTTTAATGGAAAATCCTCAGTTGGCTTGCCTGTTTACGATGAATGCGGAGTTGGCACAGTATGCTCATCGTGCTATTGTAGAAGTCCAAAAAGAGTCTTTACGTCCAATAGAGTTAGTCACATTTGATTCCCCTGGAATAGAAGGCATCACTTATGTGCAACAAGATATTCAGCAATGCAGCAAGCAAGCTGTGAAATTATTAATGCAACAAATAGCTGGCGAATATAATCCAAAGCGAATTTATATACCAGTAAATTTAGTGATTGCTACAGACAAGGAAAAATAAAGTGAGAAAGAGGATGCTACCTATTAATGGTAGCTATTTTTTTGCTCTAACATAATTTTCGTCCTGCCTTTTCCTCTATAATAAATGCCTTTTTTTTCTATTAAGTAGGACTTTTAAATCAAAATAATATAAAAGGTATAATATATACTAAGTTTAGTATATGTTTGCGAAGTGAGATAATATAAGATATTTGTAAGCGCTTTTAATAATCGCAATACAACATGTTTAGATTGAGTTTAATAGTTTTCCTTTCTTCTAAGATTTTTACTAGAATACTGGTATTCAGGGTGTACTAATCAAGTTATGGCTGATCTGGTATACCCTTTTTATATAAATAGTTGTTCAACAAATATGAGGAGGGGATTATCCTGAAAAAGTTAGTAAAAGTCTTACTGTGTGTTAGTTTATGGCTTTCTTTACCGTATGCAGCATTCGCATATAGTAACCCAATGGATTTACCAGAATCTTGGACATGGGATAGTGGGGAGTATTATGGGGAAGGAGACCCGTATATTCTAAAGTACAATGGTATTTATTATCTTTATGTTAGTACAGTAGATGATAAAAGTGGTGTGAAGGCGTGGACATCGGAAGATTTAGTGAATTGGACATATGCTGGTCTTGTTACAGAAGAACCTACTACGAAGGCTGCATATGCACCGGAAGTTGTTTACTGGAATGGCGATTTCTATATGTATACATCTCCAGGTGGCAATGGGCATTATGTCTATAAAAGTTCAAGTCCTCTAGGTCCGTTTAAAAAACAAACAGATAACCTTGGGATGGGTATTGATGGACATGTATTTATTGATGATGATGGAAAGTGGTATTTTTATAGTACTGGAGCAAACAGAATAGATGCTCGGACTATGCCATCGCCAACTGAATTTGGAAAAGCAACAGATACTGGTGCTAAGATGAATGGCTGGACTGAAGGGGCAACGGTACTGAAAAGACAAGGCAAATACTATATGACTTATACAGGAAACCATATTTGGAATAAAGCATACCGTATTGACTATGGAGTAAGTGATTCTCCTGATGTTGGTTTTACAACCAATAAAGAGCAAAATCCTCTCTTATTAAATACAGAAGGAGAAAATGTAGGATTAGGGCATAACACAGTTGTCCGAGGGCCAGACCTTGATTCCGACTATATCGTGTATCATAGTCATGCAAACCCTGGGCGTAATATAAACTTTGATCGAATAGCATGGAATGGGGATAAAATGCTAGTGTTGGGGCCAACAACCTCTGAGCAATCAGATCCTGCTTTACCGGATTTTAGTGATCGATTTGATCGAAAAGACATCGGAAAGAATTGGAAAAGTGTAAATGGAGGGAAATGGGGAATAACCAACAGCAGTCCTAATTGGCTTGAACAGAAGACTTTAGGCAAAAAAACATGGTATAGACAAGTGAGTAAGGCATCTACAGAGAAGGAATATACAGTAGAATTCAATATGAAAATGGTAGAAAAGGGGAAAAGCGAAAATCCGCGAATTGGTGTGGTTTTCTCCTATAAAGATGAAAAAAATTACGGGACAGCTGTCTTAAGTCCAGAGCATAATCGACTGGAAACAAATTTTGTTGTTAATGGTGTTGAACAAGGTTGGGAGTACGCAAATCTACCAGAAGGGTATGATTACAAAAACCTACATCAAATTAGAGTAGAAAAGTCAGAAGCTACGTTTAGAATCTTTGTCGATGACATGCAAAAGCAAACACGTGAAGTTCGAAATCTTGGTGCTGGTAGCATCGGTTACACTACATCAGATGTACACGGAGCATTTGGCTATACAGCATATAGTAATAAGGTAGATGGAAGTAATATCTTTGATGCATACAAGCCTTTACCAGGGAAAATTGAGGCTGTTCATTACAATGCCGGTGGTGAAGGTGTTGGGTATTATGATAAAACAAAGAAAAAAGAGGTTAATCCTTATCGCCAAGACAAGGTAGATATTGCTGAGCAATCAGACGGTAGTTATTATATTGAATCAAATGAAAAAGGGGAATGGCTGAAATACAATGTAAATATTGCAAAAGAAGGCTTATATAATCTAGATTTACGAGTCGGAGAATCTTCTAAAGATGCTAAGGTAAGAATCTTGTTAGATGGAAAGACGGATATAACTGGGGATGTAAGTATTCCGCAGTCAAATGATTGGAGAACCTTCTCTATCGAAAAGCTTAAATTACCAAAAGGAAAGCATACACTTACCATTGAAGTGAAAAAAGGTTCGTTTGATTTTGCAAGCTTTAAAGTACAAGGGTATAAAGCAGTTGACAGCTTGTCTGATGACTTTAATGATGGAGATGCAGACGGATGGGACGAAGTGGAGGGTACATGGAAAGTAGGTCCTTTTGAAGAGGTTAATATTGATTTTGATGAATATAAACAGGTTCCTGGAGTAATAAATGCAGCTTATTACAATACTGGTGGTGAAGGGGTCGCCTATCATGATACGACGACCGAAAACATTGGGGGAGTATTCAGAAGAGATTCAGTAGATATTCGAACCAATCCAGAAGGCGGCGGATATGCTGTTGGGTGGAATCAGACTGGTGAATGGCTTAAGTATAATGTAAATGTTCAAGAAGCTGGTGAATACAATCTTAAGCTTTATATGGCGACAACTTTCACAACTGCAAAGGCACGCCTCTGGTTAGATGATGAAATAGATTTGACCGGCGTATTTGATGTCCCGTCTACTGGAGGTTGGAACAATTGGACACCAGTAATTAAAAATGGAATTACTTTGCCTGAGGGAAATCATACGTTGAAATTAGAATTTGTAGAAGGGGAATTCGATTTTACTAAAATGGAATTCACATCATTTGATATTCATCAACCATTACCAGGGCTCATTGAAGCGGAAGACTATAATGTCGGTGGCCAAAATGTAGCTTATTATGATAGCACGGAAGGCAACACTGGGGAACAATACCGTAACGATGATGTCGACATTCGCAAAATATCTGAAGGGGATTATGCAGTTAGCTGGATTCAAACTGGAGAATGGTTAAAGTATGATGTAAATATTTTAGAAGAGGGAAGCTATGGACTTGATTTACTCGTATCAACTGTAAGTGATGGAGCGAAAGTGAAGGTTCTATTAGATGATGAGATAGATTTAACTGGGGAAATTGATTTGCCGAAAACAGGCAGCATAGATACTTGGAAGAATGTATCCTTACCAAATATAACCTTACCAGCAGGTAAACATACGTTAAAAGTGGTTGCTGTAGAGGGTGGCTTTGATCTTTCGAAGTTTATGTTCCAGCAATTTGATAAGTATAAGCAGCTTCCAGGTAAAATAATGGCGGCAGATTATATTACTGGTGGAGAAGGTGTAGCGTATCACGATAACACAATCGAGAATATTGGTGGAGAGTATCGACAGGATGCAGTAGATATTCGTGTTAACCCTGAAGGTGGTTACAATGTTGGTTGGAACCAAGCAGGAGAATGGTTAAAGTATAATGTCGATATCGCAGAAGCCGGTACCTATGATTTAGCAATAAGAGTAGCGACAACGTTTAAAGATAGTCAAATCCGATTATGGCTTGATGATTCGCTTGATTTAACAGGGGTTATTGATGTCCCTAGTACTGGCGACTGGAATAATTGGGAAAATGTTATTAAAGAAGATGTTTCCTTACCAGCTGGACAACATACCATTAAAGTGGAAATTGTAAAAGGCGAATTTGATTTTTATCAATTTGAATTCTTAGAGGAAATAGAAGGAACAGAGCCAGAAATAATTGGTGAGTACAATGCGAGTAGTGCCACATTTGCAAAATCAGTTATCGGTGAAAAAGAGTGGAAAGACTACATCGTTGAAGCCGATGTTAAAGTTGCTGAAGGAGCTGGAGATGGAGGAGTTATTTTTAGAGTAAACAATCCTGCAAATGGAATCGAGCTTAGTCAAAATAATGCTGATTTTATGCAAGGATATGTTGCTTATATAAATGAAGAAGGAGTCCACCTTGGAAAGCAAAATTATAATTGGGAGTATCTTGATGGTGCCTCTATCAAAGAACCTTCATCTACTTGGCATCATATGAAAATTGAAGTGAGTGGAACAACGATTAAAGTATTTGTGGATGATATGAAGACACCAAAAATTAATTATACGGACAAGAGTAGTACTGCCTTTACACAGGGGAAAGTAGGAGTAAGGTCCAATTATAATAATACAAAGTTTGATAATTTCTCTGTTAGATCAAACAAAGCCGATCACACGTCTATTCAAGCATTATTGGATAAGTATAAGGACTCAGGGGAACTAAAGCATAGTCTTTATAAAAGCTTAAGCAATAAACTGAAGCAATCGAAACAACATCTAGACAAAGGGAGAGAAGACCAAGCAGCTAAATTTCTCCGTGATATGATCAAGCTGATTAATAACGACAAAAATAAGGAATTACCTGCTGATAAAAAAGAAATCTTGAAGGCAGATTTAGAAAAATTGATCGAACAATTGTGATAGAGGATATTGGTGTCAGGTACCGTAAAAAGACAGTTGTCTTTTTATGGTGCCTGACACTATTTTAAAATCACTTTATAATATAGTCCATCTTGTTTTACAATTGACCTAAGGCTGTACTCTTATATAACAACCAATTCCAATTAATAAACTAGCAATTGGAAAGGTGAAAAAAGGAAGAAACCACTATTGCAGCTATCTTATAGCTGGACTAATAATAAAGGAGACTCATCCATGAATTACGATGAAAAAATAATACTTAAAAAGGTTCAATTACCATATACATTTAACGATGTTGAACCAGTATACCTAACTGAAGCAACGATGGAACAAAGAGCGAAAAAAGTACTGGACCTAATGAAAGAAGATAATTTCGATTCTCTAGTTATTTATGCTGATAAAGAACATGGAAGTAATTTTGAATACTTAACTGGTTTTATTCCTAGATTTGAAGAAGGGCTGTTCGTACTAAAGAAAACAGGACAAGCATCTTTTATTCTCGGCAATGAAAACTTAAAAATGTCAAAATATGCACGCCTTCAAGGAGAACTTTATCACTATCCACTATTTTCATTACCAAATCAACCTATGGAAAATGAGAAAAGTCTGGATTCCATCTTATGTGATATAGATTTTTCAAATGATAAAAAAATTGGGCTTATTGGCTGGAAAATGTTTACCTCTACTCAATATGATAATTCAGCAATATTTGATATCCCTCATTTTATTGTTGAGGCTGTTCGTAACATATGTACTATAGAAGCAGAAATTGTAAATGCAGCTTATTTATTTATTGGTGGCGGTAAGGGTGCACGAACGATTAATAATGCGAACGAGATTGCTCACTATGAGTACGGAGCCAACCTGTCTTCAACTAGTATGCTTAAAGCTATGAATGCTGTTGAAATCGGTGTGAAAGAAAGCTATCTTGGTAATTTGCTAAATGCTGAAGGTCAGACAAATAATGTAGTTACAATTGCTGCAACTGGTGTAAGATTTGAAAAGGCAAATTTATATCCCACTAGTAAGCAACTAAAATTAGGAGATACTCTTTCTCTTACTACCGGTTACAAAGGAGGATTATCCAGTCGAGCTGGATTCGTGGTTGAAAGTGCGGAACAACTGCCTGATAATCAACGTGATTATCTTGAGAAGGTAGCAATTCCTTACTTTAAGACGGTGGTTTTTTGGCTAGAGAATATTCGCATTGGAATGTACGGTGGCGAGTTTTACAAAATGATTGAGGAAGTATATCCAAAAGAAAAGTATCATTGGCATTTGAATCCTGGGCATCTTGTTGCAGATGAAGAATGGATGTCCTCGCCAATTTATCCAAGTTCAAAAGAGACTCTAAAAAGCGGGATGGTGTTTCAAATAGATATAATCCCATCTATAACTGGTTATGGGGGAGTAAGTGCAGAAGAGTGTATAGCGTTGGCAGATGAGGAGCTTAGAAACCAGATTAATAATGAATATCCACATTTATGGGGACGAATCGAAAAGCGAAGATATTATATACAGCATGAGTTAGGAATTAATCTACCGGAACACGTTATCCCACTTTCCAATTTGGTGGCTTATCTTCGACCGTTCTTTTTAAATAAATCAGCTACATTAACATGTGTTAAATAGTAAACAATGATGAACAATATATTAATAGTAGATAATTTAAGGAATGATAAAATTATGTTACTTTAAAAAAGTAAAAAAAAAAGTGGCTTTTCATCGCGAGCGAGGGATATGTCTTGGGAGATAAAGAAGACTGAATGAGCTTCTAAATGTTTCTTTTATCAATTATTAGTAAATACATATTAAACTATCGGGTGTTTTTCTTAAATGAGGAAGCTCCTTTCTTATGTTGCTATAGGGCAGGATGCTAGTAATAATAGAAAAATTTTGCTTATGGAAGAAAAAAGGCAAGTTAGAATCAGTGTTATTTATTATACAATATCACTAGTGTTGCATTAATTTAAATTCACTATTAAAAATACTCAAAATGTTCAATATTATTATTTTGCGCAAAGAAAAAGTCCTTTATAATGGATTAGTCAGGTGGTAACCCGTCCAAATCCACTAAAAAAGGACCATCACATGGACAAGATTACACGAAAAACTTCATTTGGACAATGGTTTTCACCTATAAATCTTCAATTATTTGAAGAAAACGTGAAAACGATGAAATTAGATTACTATACGAAAAAATTAACGACAGAGTCATTTCTAAAATTACTACTTTTTGCGCAGCTACAAGAAATTGAAAGTCTGCATGCGCTGGGTGATTGTCTTTTCGATGACCAGCTTCAAAAAGGGATAGACCTTGATTCTATTAGTATTTCTCAGTTGTCACGGCGGTTAAACGGCATAAACCCTGATCTATTTCAAAGGCTTTTCCTTGATTTAGTGTCACAAATTCATGCCAAAACGCATTACACGAAACTCGTGATGCCGTTAAAAATCATTGATTCAAGCACATTGCCACTTAATTTGACCAATCATAAATGGGCTAAATTCCGCAAAACAAAAGCAGGTGTAAAGTTACATTTGCGCCTTGTGTTTATGGAAAAGGGTATATCCTATCCTGAAAAGGCCGTTATGACAACGGCAAAAGAACATGACCGTGGTCAGCTTGAAATCATGGTGGATGACAAGGAATGCATGTATGTGTTTGACCGTGGTTATCTAGACTACGAGCGCTTTGATCGCATGACTGATGATGGCTACTTCTTTCTTTCACGGCTACGCAAAAATGCAGTCATACGGAACGTTTACGATTTTAAGCTACCCAAGGATACAGCTGTTTTATCAGACCAAATGGTGTTGATAGGTACGACTCAAAACCGTGCTGAAAATTACTTTCGGCTTCTAAAAGTGATGGACTCAAAAGGAAATGAACTTCATTTAATTACAAATCGTTTTGATTTAAGCGCCGAAGAAATTTCAGAAATGTATAAATCACGGTGGGCAATTGAGCTGTTTTTTAAATGGATCAAACAACATCTCAGCATCAAAAAGTTCTACGGTCAAAGCGAATGGGCGATTCAAAATCAAGTATTTATCGCACTAATTGTTTTTTGCCTACATGTTCTCGTGCAAATCGAGACCAGAAGCAAGCGAAAAACCTTACAGATTAGCCGTTATCTAAGGGCTGCATTGTGGAAACCAGCGAATGTTTGGCTTCGAAAGATTGAAGGAAAAGCCATCCCTTAAATATGCAAATTGTCGTCGTTGCAAAAGTCTAATTGTAAATAAATTTCCAAATGGATGGGGCCACCTTTGATTGGGTATTTACTTTTTTGCCTCTAAACAGGGAAGGTGAGTAAACTGAAAATTATGACACTATTTATGCAACACTAGTGATACAATATAAATAAAAATATATGGAGGTATAGTTATGTGGATAATATTTGGGGTTATTGCAATAGTAACAACTTTTATTAATCTTTATATGTATAAAGCAGGAAAGGATTATAAGCTTGCTATGGCGGTGGGATTATCATTTACAGCTTTAACTCTTTGTGCAGAATACAGTCTTGTATCGTCGTGGGTAGAAGTGGAAGATTGGGCAGCTTTAATGGATGTAGTACCTGGTATGGAAAGAGCATTATGGTTTTTGACAATTGTTTCTATCTTCCTAAATATAGCTCCTATACTTTTAGAACTAAAAGATAAGAAATAGAAATTAGGCAATGCAATTAAGAAAAAAATAAAGAGAATAAGACATAACTAAATAGATACGCTGTAAAGACGAACAATTTCTAATCTAGCTAGTAAATAGCGGCTGCTTTCGTATACTTTTTACAAGAGGAAACATAATTATTGGGGAAAACAGAGCAGCCGGAATACACGAAGACGCCACGGGGATTAGCGAGACAGCCTGAAACCCTGCAGGCGAAGCCGAAGCGGCTCAGCGCGAGCCCCACGGAAAGCGAAGTGTATGCCGGCTGTGGGGAATCGCACTAAACTTCATGGAAACATCCTTTAAAAAACAAATAAAAAAACCAAACATACGGAACTTTCATTAGCATCTTCATATCATTGTTCGGATTTACCCTTGGCTGGAATACTTATGTCCCAGTCTCTGTCTCTTTGGAAAACAAGGTAGACACGTGCAAAACGCACGAATTTGTAAAACAATTCAATTAAATTAACGAGTGTGATCGTTGCATAGGATTCGGAGTTAAATAACAAAAAAATTCTCCAATATTAATACAGTATTCTTTGTAAGAAAAATAACTCAAATCTGAAAGCTCCAAGGAGTGATTCCTTGGAGCTTTATTAGTAACTTATGTTTGGTTTGGGACTTTGATCGATTTGATCATTTGTCGTATTGATCCGAGATGGTAGGCAGAGTGAGCGAGCGCCCCCAACAAACCATTCGATGTCTGTTCATCTAAAGAGTCAAGTGAATCAATCCTTTTTAACAGTATTGTGTATTCTTGTTGAAGTTCGTCAGTAAATTGAGCCCATGTGATTTTATCAACGGTTGTGATTTTCCATGATGCTCCCCAGTCCTTACTGGGTTCTTCCCCATTTAAGTAGGAATTCGCAACCCATAAATAATAGCGGGTATGATCTGTTTGTGCGGCGATTGTTGTACCATTGATAGGTATTGAAGCATCTTCTGCCGATATCTTTTCAAGTGTTCCGAATAAACCACTACCAGGTTTCGCTTCTGTGTACCAGCTTGCGTTTTCTTTAGGCCCATCATATGTTTCTTTCAACAATGTTCTAACAGCTACCAACATCGGATTGTCCATCTTAGTACCTCCTGAATTAGTGTTTAACCATCAAAACTGCTTTTGATGGTTAAATTATAACTGAGTTGATTATAACCGTCAATATGCATTATGATGGTTATAGTAAAGGAGCTTTGATTATGTCGGAAATGAACGCTTATATGATGGTCGGAGAACGTTTGTGTATGGATTTTATCAATACTGTTAGTTGGCGAGAAAGTACGGAGAAAAGGCGGGATTGGTTTACTAGTTACGCCAAATTGGTCGACTGGTGCATCCATGCTGAAGTCTTGACCGAACAACAAGCTAAAGCCCTTCTTTTAAAGGCGCAGGAGAAACA
Proteins encoded:
- a CDS encoding GntR family transcriptional regulator encodes the protein MSTIKNEPLYQQIQSKIIERIKEGKWRVGDRVPSEKELMDEFHVSQITTKNALAGLADKGIVERIKGKGTFVIESSLIGSMGQNQTSRGLIGLIIPTMKTKVEQDFVNFLEQYVTELGYNLVIKISRESQVKEAEAIQTFRVIGVDGIIIFPAEKEMYNEAVLRLTLDKFPLVLIDRYMKNISTYSVSSENTQGAFEAVSYLLNKGHEQIALISPLITNTVTEERAKGFEQAFLRKDITIDKNLWLTLPFDKISVHETPVMIKQFLMENPQLACLFTMNAELAQYAHRAIVEVQKESLRPIELVTFDSPGIEGITYVQQDIQQCSKQAVKLLMQQIAGEYNPKRIYIPVNLVIATDKEK
- a CDS encoding CPCC family cysteine-rich protein, yielding MKAELYTCPCCGYKTLTELNSWEICVVCRWEDDGLQTLEPDFAGGANEESLKEAQRNFREIGICSKKLLDERNISAASRFERDSSFKPLDDN
- a CDS encoding M24 family metallopeptidase; this translates as MNYDEKIILKKVQLPYTFNDVEPVYLTEATMEQRAKKVLDLMKEDNFDSLVIYADKEHGSNFEYLTGFIPRFEEGLFVLKKTGQASFILGNENLKMSKYARLQGELYHYPLFSLPNQPMENEKSLDSILCDIDFSNDKKIGLIGWKMFTSTQYDNSAIFDIPHFIVEAVRNICTIEAEIVNAAYLFIGGGKGARTINNANEIAHYEYGANLSSTSMLKAMNAVEIGVKESYLGNLLNAEGQTNNVVTIAATGVRFEKANLYPTSKQLKLGDTLSLTTGYKGGLSSRAGFVVESAEQLPDNQRDYLEKVAIPYFKTVVFWLENIRIGMYGGEFYKMIEEVYPKEKYHWHLNPGHLVADEEWMSSPIYPSSKETLKSGMVFQIDIIPSITGYGGVSAEECIALADEELRNQINNEYPHLWGRIEKRRYYIQHELGINLPEHVIPLSNLVAYLRPFFLNKSATLTCVK
- a CDS encoding carbohydrate-binding protein, coding for MDLPESWTWDSGEYYGEGDPYILKYNGIYYLYVSTVDDKSGVKAWTSEDLVNWTYAGLVTEEPTTKAAYAPEVVYWNGDFYMYTSPGGNGHYVYKSSSPLGPFKKQTDNLGMGIDGHVFIDDDGKWYFYSTGANRIDARTMPSPTEFGKATDTGAKMNGWTEGATVLKRQGKYYMTYTGNHIWNKAYRIDYGVSDSPDVGFTTNKEQNPLLLNTEGENVGLGHNTVVRGPDLDSDYIVYHSHANPGRNINFDRIAWNGDKMLVLGPTTSEQSDPALPDFSDRFDRKDIGKNWKSVNGGKWGITNSSPNWLEQKTLGKKTWYRQVSKASTEKEYTVEFNMKMVEKGKSENPRIGVVFSYKDEKNYGTAVLSPEHNRLETNFVVNGVEQGWEYANLPEGYDYKNLHQIRVEKSEATFRIFVDDMQKQTREVRNLGAGSIGYTTSDVHGAFGYTAYSNKVDGSNIFDAYKPLPGKIEAVHYNAGGEGVGYYDKTKKKEVNPYRQDKVDIAEQSDGSYYIESNEKGEWLKYNVNIAKEGLYNLDLRVGESSKDAKVRILLDGKTDITGDVSIPQSNDWRTFSIEKLKLPKGKHTLTIEVKKGSFDFASFKVQGYKAVDSLSDDFNDGDADGWDEVEGTWKVGPFEEVNIDFDEYKQVPGVINAAYYNTGGEGVAYHDTTTENIGGVFRRDSVDIRTNPEGGGYAVGWNQTGEWLKYNVNVQEAGEYNLKLYMATTFTTAKARLWLDDEIDLTGVFDVPSTGGWNNWTPVIKNGITLPEGNHTLKLEFVEGEFDFTKMEFTSFDIHQPLPGLIEAEDYNVGGQNVAYYDSTEGNTGEQYRNDDVDIRKISEGDYAVSWIQTGEWLKYDVNILEEGSYGLDLLVSTVSDGAKVKVLLDDEIDLTGEIDLPKTGSIDTWKNVSLPNITLPAGKHTLKVVAVEGGFDLSKFMFQQFDKYKQLPGKIMAADYITGGEGVAYHDNTIENIGGEYRQDAVDIRVNPEGGYNVGWNQAGEWLKYNVDIAEAGTYDLAIRVATTFKDSQIRLWLDDSLDLTGVIDVPSTGDWNNWENVIKEDVSLPAGQHTIKVEIVKGEFDFYQFEFLEEIEGTEPEIIGEYNASSATFAKSVIGEKEWKDYIVEADVKVAEGAGDGGVIFRVNNPANGIELSQNNADFMQGYVAYINEEGVHLGKQNYNWEYLDGASIKEPSSTWHHMKIEVSGTTIKVFVDDMKTPKINYTDKSSTAFTQGKVGVRSNYNNTKFDNFSVRSNKADHTSIQALLDKYKDSGELKHSLYKSLSNKLKQSKQHLDKGREDQAAKFLRDMIKLINNDKNKELPADKKEILKADLEKLIEQL